TTCGCCGGGCGGCTCGAGCTCGGGCGATGCGCCGGCGGGGGGTTCCAGCGGCCAGGGGGGTTCCTTCGGCGAGGGGGTTGGCTCCGGCATCGGGTCCGGGTCCGGCAGCGGGACCAGCGGAGCAGGAGGCAACGGCGCGACGGGGTGCGAGCACGTCGATGTCGTGTTCGCGCTCGACAACTCCTCGAGCATGGATGAGGAGAAGGCATCGATGCGCGACGTCGTGTTCCCGGCGTTCGCGCAGGCGTTGCTCGATATCGATGGCATCATCGACTTCCGCGCGGCCGTGATGGACGCCTGCCCGCTCCCCGCCAACTTCCACACGCGCGGCGCCGCGGGCGACTGCTCGTTCCAGAGCGGCAAGGCGTGGATGGAGAGCACGAGCACCGACCTCACGGGCGAGTTCCAGTGCGCTGCCGACCTCTATGCGGACGACGTCGAGTGCACCGGCGACAGCGACGACGAGCAGCCCGCGTCCACCGTCGCCGCCGCGCTGGAGCCGCCGTTCTCGACCGCCGAGAACGCGGGGTTCCTCCGCAACGACGCGCTGCTCGTGGTGGTGGCGATCACCGACGAGGACGAGCAGCCCGTCCCGCGCCAGACGCCGCAACAGATCCACGATCGGCTGGTCGCCGCGAAGGGTGACGCGAAGAACGTGGTGTTCCTCGGCATCGGCGGGAGGCGGGAGTGCGCGGGCGCTTATGGGGACGCGGAAGCGGCCGAGGACATGCAGAGGCTCGTGGACCTGTTCGCCGCCGATGGCCGTGGGTTCTTCTGGGACCTGTGCGAAGGGCACCTCGAGGACGGCCTCACGAACGCCCTCGCGGCGATCGAACAGGCGTGTGGGGAGTTCGTGCCCATCAACTGACCGCGCCGGCGAGGCGAGCTGACGAAGGGGGCGGCGCCATGAGGCGCCGCCGGCAGGCTACCGCGGCAAGCTCTCCTGGTCTTCCTCCGGCGCTTCGCCCTCCTCGGCGCCGAGCTGATCGACTTCCTCCCACAACGCATCGAGTTCCAGCCGGAGCCCTTCGCACCCAGGCACATCGATGCTCCCATCGGTCGCGTCGAGCGCGTGCGCATAGCGCCCATCCGCCCCGAGCTCCAGGACCTCGATGCTCCGGAGCTGCGGATCGACGATCCAGTACCAGCGCACCCCGAAGGCGGCATATTCGCGGAGCTTCTCGACACGATCGCGGCGCCCGTCGCTCGGCGTGGGAGAGACGACCTCGACGGCGATATCGGGCGGGATACGCACGAGCCCCCGCGCCGGCGGCCTCCGGTTCTCGGGAAAAAAGACGGTCACGTCGGGCTTCCGGCCCCGCTGCGCCTTGACCGCGAATTTCGCGTCCGAGCCGCCCACCAGCCCGCCGCGGGGGGTGATCCAGACGCGGAGCATGTGGATCAACCAGCCGACCACGACCTCGTGAACGTAGCCGGACACCTCTTCCTCCACGAGCAGCCCGTCCACGAGCTCGCCCGGCTCATCCTCGGGCAAGGCCGCCCACTCGACGAGCGACATCCGCCGGCCTGACGCGGGTGCGGGTGAACGAGCCGCGGCCTGGACCATGAACAGAGCCTATCACGCCCGACGCAAGGGGTGTACCGCGACGGCGGCCCGCCTCTGCTCCCACCAGACGCGCGCACGCATGCGCCGCACCTCGGCGAACCATGAGGGCTGGCAGGGGTGACGGCGGGCCCGATATGCCCCGGAGACCGCCGAAACGCGCTCCAGAAAAGATCCTTGACGGTACATAATCATGTTGTTATAAAAAGTAACACTGTTACGTCCGAAGACATGGACGGCCATTGCGCCGCCCGGAGGCCAGGCGACACGGACATGGCGAGCTCGCGCCCGAAGACCACGAAGACCAGCGGCACGACCCAGGCGGAGCGCCTGCAGGCGTCGAGCTTGCAGCGCCGCGAGCAGCAGAAGGAGAACCTGCGGGGCGCGATCCTGGCGGCGGCGGGCGAGCTGTTTCTGGAGCAGGGCTACGAGGCGTTCTCGATGCGCCAGGTGGCCGAGCGCATCGGCTACTCGGCGACGACGATCTACCGCTATTACGAGGACAAGGACGATCTCCTGTTCGCGATCGTCCACGACGGCTTCACCGAGTTCCAGCGGGCGCTCGTCGCGGCCGCCGAGAGCACGGCGGACCCGATCGAGCGGCTCGTGGCGCTCGGCGCCGCGTACGTTCGCTTCGGCATGGACAACCCGGTGCACTACCGGCTGATGTTCATGCAGCGCTTCGATTTCGTCTTCGACCAGCGGAAGGCGCGGCAGCAGCCGATGATCGACTCGTTCGACGTGCTGCAAAACGCGGTCGCGTCCGCGATGGATGCCGGCGTGATGCAGCGCGGAGACGTGGAGCGCCACAGCCAGGTGGTCTGGGCCCTGGTCCACGGGATCACCGCCCTCGGCCTGGCCGACCGCGGCCGCTTCACGGCCGACGACGTCGACCGGACCATGGAGATCGCCATGAAGATGATGGTCCGGGGCCTGCACCCCTGATCGCTCTCTTTTTTTCCCGCGAAGTTAACACTGTTACTAATAGTTTCATCGTTACAATCAGCAGTCGGTGGAGGGTATGATGGATAAGGTCTTTGGACTGAGCGGCTTGCTCGTGATGCCGTTCTGGTTCCTCATGATTTTTCTGCCCCGCGCTCGATGGACGCGGCGGATCATGGAGTCGCCGCTCGTCGTCGTCGCGCCCGCGCTGCTCTACACGGCGCTCGTCCTCCCGGTCATCGGCGAGGTGCTGCCGATCGTCAACCAGCCGAGCCTCGCGGCGGTCGCCCCGCTGCTCGGCTCGCCCGCGGGCGCCACGATCGGCTGGGTTCACTTCCTCACCTTCGATCTCTTCGTGGGCCGGTGGGTGTACCTCGACAGCCGCGATCGCGACATCTCGCCGTGGCTCATGGCCCCGGTGCTCTATCTGACGCTGATGCTCGGGCCGATGGGGTTCTCGCTCTACCTCGCCGTCCGCGCGATCGCCGATCGATCGGCGCGCGCCCTCGACAGGACCGTGGCGCAGCGCCGCGTCGAGGAGGCCTGACATGAGCGCGCGCTCTGTGACCACCTCGCTCCAGCTCCCTCGCCCGATCGAGGAGCTCCTCCGGCGGAGCCCCGTCCTGTTCGCGGCGGCCGCCGCCCACGTCGCGCTGCTCGTCTTGCTGCTCGCCGTCGCCCCGCTCGACGCGCGCCTCGTGATGGGGGTGAACCCGTGGATCAAGCCGGCCAAATTCGCCGCCTCGATCGCCATCTACCTCCTGACGATCAACTGGCTCGTCGGCGATGTCGCGCTCCCGCCGAGGGGCCGCAGGGCGGTCGTCTGGGGCACGGTGGCGCTGGTGAGCTTCGAGATGATCGCGATCACCGCGCAGGCGGCGCGGGGCGTGGCGTCGCATTTCAATCAATCGACGCTGTTCGACGGCGCGGTGTTCGCGCTCATGGGCATCGCCATCCTCGTGAACACGGCGCTCGCGGCGTACCTCGCGTACAGGTTCTGGGCGGCGCGACCTCCGCTGCCGGCTCCCTACCTCTGGGGCATCCGGCTGGGTCTCCTCCTGTTCCTGCTGGCCTGCGCGGAAGGCGGCGTCATGTCGGCGCACAACGCGCACGGCGTCGGCGTCGCCGACGGCGGGCCCGGGCTCCCCGTCGTCAACTGGAGCACCCGAGGAGGCGACCTGCGCATAGCGCACTTCTTCGGGATGCACGCGCTGCAGGCCGTCCCGCTGGTCGGGTACTGGCTGTCGGCGCGGGCCTCGGGGTCGGCGCCGCGCACGCGGCGGGCGGTGCGATGGGTCATCGCGTTCGGCGTCGCCTACGGCGCCGTCGCGCTGGCGCTCTTCCTGACAGCCCTCGCAGGGCGACCGCTGATTCGAATGTAGCGCGCCACGAGGACGGCGGTCCTGCGCTAGGCGAGCCCGCGCGGACCACCGACGATGGCGCGTGACAATGGGCGCGAGCAGGGAGTCGTCAAGCCCATGACCCCGCCTGCGACGAATCCGTCGCGTCGTCGTCACCGACGGACAACAACAAGCAGGCGCCACGCCACACAACTGACACAAATTCCGTCTAGGCTCTCCAGCGCGTCTGCGCCTGCCGCTGTTTCCCACCCGTGAGGCTCGCCATGCCTGACAATTTCGTCGTCCAATCAAGCGCCCTGCCCTCTTCCACCAAGCTCGTAGCTTTCCACGGCACCGAGGGTATTTCGAAGCCCTATCGCTTCGAGCTCTACCTGGTGATGACGAACGACGCCGGCCAGAGCTTTGATATGGCCGCGGCCGTGGGGCAGCCGGTGAGCATCTCCCTGGAGCGGAGCGACGGCGGCGAGCCCTTCCTTCGAAGCGGCGTCCTCGGCAGCATCGAGCTCATCAACGAGTTCGTCGGTCGGTCCGTCTTCCGGGCCACCATGGTCCCGCGCCTCGCCTTGCTCGCCATGTCGTTTCACAGCCGCGTCTTCACCGTGCAGGCCATCCCGGCGATCATTCAAGCCGTCCTTCAAAAGGGCGGCGTCACGGACTGCGCCCTCCAGCTCCAGGGCTCCTACAACCCCGAGGAGCATATCTGTCAGTACCGCGAGACCGATTATGCCTTCATCGCCCGGTGGATGGAGCGCGAAGGCATCTATTACTACTTCGAGCATGGGGAGGGCGGCGAGACGCTGGTGCTTGTCGATAACAAGTCTGCCCATCAGCCCCATGGCGGCAAGCCCATTCGCTATTTCCCGCAACCGGGCGGCGCCAACACCGCGAAGGACACCTTCCACGCCTTCACCTGCCGGCATGAGGCCATGCCCGGCACGGTCCGCCTCAAGGACTACAACTACGCCACGCCGGCCGTACCGGTCACCGGGCAGGCGTCGGTCAGCCCGAGCGGCGTTGGCGAGGTCAGCGTGTTCGGCGCGCGGTTCTTCTCGTCGGGCGACGGGGCGCGGCTGGCGCGGATCAAGGCCGAGAGCCTCTCCGCGACCGGCGTCGTGTACCAGGCGATGGGCAAGGCAGCGACGGTGGTCCCCGGGTTTACCTTCGAGATCGAGGACCACCCGCGGGCCGCGTTCAACACGAAGTACCTGGCCATCGAGGTCGAGCACTGGTCCAACCAGGCCCCGGACATGCCCGAGCTCCGCGACTTCACGACGTGGACCGAGAACTACCGCATGGAGGCCAAGGCCATCCCCACGACGACGCAGTTCCGCGCGCCGCAGGTCACCGAGTGGCCGCGCATCTACGGCACCGAGATCGCCATCGTCGAGGGCGCGGCGGTCAGCGAGTACGCGCAGATCGACAGCCAGGGTCGCTACCGGATCAAGTTCCTCTTCGACGAGAGCGACCTGAGCGGGGGGAAGGCGTCGACCTGGGTCCGGATGCTCCAGCCCCACGGCGGCGGCATCGAGGGCTTCCACTTCCCGCTGCGCGCAGGCGTCGAGGTCATGTGCGCCTTCGAGGGGGGCGATCCCGACCGGCCGGCCATCGTCGGCGTCGCGCCCAACGCGCTGACGCCGAGCCCGGTCACGTCGGGGAACAACACGCGGAACGTGATCCAGACGGGCGGGAGGAACCGGCTCGAGCTCGAAGACCAGGCCGGGCAAGAGCGGGTCACGCTGTCGACGCCCTATGACAACACCTACCTCCGGATGGGGGCGCCCAACGGCGGCGCCTCGTACGAGGTCAAGTCGCAAGGGCACGCTTATGTGTGGATCGGAGGCAGCTCCGAGAACATCGTGACTGGCAACCGAACGGCGATCACCGTGGGCATCTCCGAGAGCGTGATCGGGGGCTTCAGCTTGAGCGCCGTCGGAGGATACGCCGGGAGCTTCATCGCTGGATACTCACAGAACGTGATCTTGGGCTATCGCCACACGACCATCCTCGGCAATGAAAAGACGATCCTCCGGGGCAACCGGAAGACCAACATCACGAGGAATCGGAGCACGAAGATCGGGGGCGACGACACGTTCACGCTCGTGGGCGATCGCCTCGCCACCATCAGGGGCAACAGCAGCTTGCGCATCATGGGGAGGCGCAACACCCAGATCAGAGGCAAGGACGAGAGCACCTTCTTCAACGGGCGAGAGACGACGGTCTTCGTATCGAACAAAACGACGATCAACGGCACCAGCGAGACCGATGTCAACGGGACCCGACGCACAGACGTCCGCGGCCATGCCACCGGCAACTTTTACGCGGGGCGAACGACCACCGTTCACGCGGGGGGGAGCACGAAGACGATCAGAGGCGGGAACACCGCCAAGATCTATGGCCCCAGAAAAACCACGGTCTATGGACCGAGCTCGAGCACCATCAATGGCCCCGCCGAAAGCAAGATAACAGGCCTCTACACGACCAAGATCGGGTCGCGCGTCGAGGTCATCAACGGAACGAAATACGAGAACATCAAGGGGCTAGCGTTCAAACGCGCCCCCTTGGAGATAAAGAAACTGAACGCAGCAGAAATCTCGGCAAAGGGCTACAAGGCCTCGGCCGAGATATTGACGATCAAAGCTCGACTCGGCCTCTCGAACGCGGACTTGCACATCCTGAAGTAATCCACCCACCGAGTGTGGAACAGGCTCGCGCCCGGCGCTGAGCCGAACGATCCATCGAGCCCGCTACCCTGGAGTCCGTCGGATGAAAATCGTCAAGCCCATGCGCCTCGGGGTGGTGCCGAGGGTCTTCATGCACCAGCGCACCCCGCACCTCGTGGTCACCACCTTCGTCGGCTTCTCCTACGACCGGCCGGCCCGGCTGCTCTATGAGCCCACGGTCTGGAAGATCGCCATGGAGGAGCTCGGCGAGGACGGCCTCCTCGACGAGTTCAACCCCAAGACCCGGGGCGAGCTCCTCGTCACGGGCCGCTGCTATCCGCCGGGGCGCGCCGCCCGCCCCGCGAGCTCGGTCCGCGTCCAGCTCGGGCCCATCAACAAGAGCCTCTACGTCATCGGCGACCGGACGTGGGGGATGCTCGGCATGTCGGATCCGACGCCCTTCACCGAGATGCCCGTCACCTGGCGAAACGCCTTTGGCGGGAAGGATTTTGCCAGGAACCCGCTGGGCAAAGGCCACGGCGACAAGAGCGCGGCGCTCCCCAACATCGAGTCGCCCAAGCACCTCATCCACGCGCGCAGCGACTGCCCTACGCCCGCCGGCCTCGACGGCTACGACCTGACGTGGCCCCAGCGGTTCTCCAAGATCGGCACCTACGACGCGGCGTGGCGCGACGAGTGCTTCCCTGGTTTTGCGCGGGATCTGGACCCGACGCTGTTCAACATGGCTCCGGAAGACCAGCAGATCGACGGGTTCTTCAGGGGCGACGAGACCTTCGTGGTCGAGAACATGCACCCCGACAAGCCTCGGATCGAAGGCTCCCTTCCCGGGGTCGTGAGTCGATGCTTCGTCTGCCTCAAGACGAGCGACGGCGTGGAGATCCACGAGCCCGCGATGAAGCTCGACACGGTGCGTCTGTTCCCGCACCGCGAGCGGGGGGTCGTCCTCTTCCGCGGCGGCATCGAGATCTCCGAGGACGACGCAGACGACGTGGTGGCGGTGCTGGTTGCCTGCGAAGCCATGGGCGCCCCCAGGCCCGCCGCGTATTACCACGACTACCTCATCCCCCGGCTTGGCCTTGAGAGCAAAGAACTCCCGGATGACCAGGACGACACGCTCATGCCCGAGCCCGAAGATCCGGAGGCGCCGCCGCTGCCCGATGACACGCTCTCCGGGCTCGCGTCAAAGCTCAGGCGAGAAGGGTTTCTGGGAGGCACTCCGGCTCGATCCGTCAAGCGCGCGGCTGCAGCCGCGGCCGGCGCCGGCGTCGTCACCGCCGGTGTCCACGGAGCGAGAGCAGCGGAGGGCCTCGACGTCGAAGCGGCCGAGGCCGAGCTCGAGAGGGACCCCGACCTCGAGGCGACCGAGGCCGAGCTCGCCGAGATGGGGATCGACCCCGGGCACCTCGCCGCCTCAGCCGACGCGGAAGGGGCGGAGTTAGCCACGGACTTCCCGGAGGGCACGGAGGAAGAAGAGAGCCCTGCATGGTCCCAGGCTGACACGGGGCTGAGCCACGAGGCAGACCCGGAGCCACTCGCGTTTGCGGCCCCGACGATGACCCCCGCCCTGGAGGACGACCCCGAGGAGGCCGAGGCGCTTCGCGCGCAGGAAGCGCTCATGGAGTGGGGCAAGAAGCAGCTGCGAGACCGTGGCATCGATCCAGAGGCGCACCTCGCCCAGGAAGAGCCCTCCGACGACCTTGCGTCCCTCGATGACTCGGAAGAATCCGAAGAGACCGTGGTCCGCTTGGTCGAGGGTCGGCTCAGCAGCGGGCTGACCGCGCACGGGGTCGACGTCGGCGCGTTGCTGGCGAGGACGCGTCAGAACGCCGCCGACGGTCCGAGCGAGCTCAGGATATCGGAGGTCCGCGAGCGCGTGCGGCAGTCGCTGACGAGCGAGGGCTTCACGCCGGAGAAGAGC
The DNA window shown above is from Sorangium aterium and carries:
- a CDS encoding Uma2 family endonuclease, with protein sequence MVQAAARSPAPASGRRMSLVEWAALPEDEPGELVDGLLVEEEVSGYVHEVVVGWLIHMLRVWITPRGGLVGGSDAKFAVKAQRGRKPDVTVFFPENRRPPARGLVRIPPDIAVEVVSPTPSDGRRDRVEKLREYAAFGVRWYWIVDPQLRSIEVLELGADGRYAHALDATDGSIDVPGCEGLRLELDALWEEVDQLGAEEGEAPEEDQESLPR
- a CDS encoding TetR/AcrR family transcriptional regulator, translating into MASSRPKTTKTSGTTQAERLQASSLQRREQQKENLRGAILAAAGELFLEQGYEAFSMRQVAERIGYSATTIYRYYEDKDDLLFAIVHDGFTEFQRALVAAAESTADPIERLVALGAAYVRFGMDNPVHYRLMFMQRFDFVFDQRKARQQPMIDSFDVLQNAVASAMDAGVMQRGDVERHSQVVWALVHGITALGLADRGRFTADDVDRTMEIAMKMMVRGLHP
- a CDS encoding ABA4-like family protein; amino-acid sequence: MMDKVFGLSGLLVMPFWFLMIFLPRARWTRRIMESPLVVVAPALLYTALVLPVIGEVLPIVNQPSLAAVAPLLGSPAGATIGWVHFLTFDLFVGRWVYLDSRDRDISPWLMAPVLYLTLMLGPMGFSLYLAVRAIADRSARALDRTVAQRRVEEA
- a CDS encoding type VI secretion system Vgr family protein, yielding MPDNFVVQSSALPSSTKLVAFHGTEGISKPYRFELYLVMTNDAGQSFDMAAAVGQPVSISLERSDGGEPFLRSGVLGSIELINEFVGRSVFRATMVPRLALLAMSFHSRVFTVQAIPAIIQAVLQKGGVTDCALQLQGSYNPEEHICQYRETDYAFIARWMEREGIYYYFEHGEGGETLVLVDNKSAHQPHGGKPIRYFPQPGGANTAKDTFHAFTCRHEAMPGTVRLKDYNYATPAVPVTGQASVSPSGVGEVSVFGARFFSSGDGARLARIKAESLSATGVVYQAMGKAATVVPGFTFEIEDHPRAAFNTKYLAIEVEHWSNQAPDMPELRDFTTWTENYRMEAKAIPTTTQFRAPQVTEWPRIYGTEIAIVEGAAVSEYAQIDSQGRYRIKFLFDESDLSGGKASTWVRMLQPHGGGIEGFHFPLRAGVEVMCAFEGGDPDRPAIVGVAPNALTPSPVTSGNNTRNVIQTGGRNRLELEDQAGQERVTLSTPYDNTYLRMGAPNGGASYEVKSQGHAYVWIGGSSENIVTGNRTAITVGISESVIGGFSLSAVGGYAGSFIAGYSQNVILGYRHTTILGNEKTILRGNRKTNITRNRSTKIGGDDTFTLVGDRLATIRGNSSLRIMGRRNTQIRGKDESTFFNGRETTVFVSNKTTINGTSETDVNGTRRTDVRGHATGNFYAGRTTTVHAGGSTKTIRGGNTAKIYGPRKTTVYGPSSSTINGPAESKITGLYTTKIGSRVEVINGTKYENIKGLAFKRAPLEIKKLNAAEISAKGYKASAEILTIKARLGLSNADLHILK
- a CDS encoding DUF2169 domain-containing protein — translated: MKIVKPMRLGVVPRVFMHQRTPHLVVTTFVGFSYDRPARLLYEPTVWKIAMEELGEDGLLDEFNPKTRGELLVTGRCYPPGRAARPASSVRVQLGPINKSLYVIGDRTWGMLGMSDPTPFTEMPVTWRNAFGGKDFARNPLGKGHGDKSAALPNIESPKHLIHARSDCPTPAGLDGYDLTWPQRFSKIGTYDAAWRDECFPGFARDLDPTLFNMAPEDQQIDGFFRGDETFVVENMHPDKPRIEGSLPGVVSRCFVCLKTSDGVEIHEPAMKLDTVRLFPHRERGVVLFRGGIEISEDDADDVVAVLVACEAMGAPRPAAYYHDYLIPRLGLESKELPDDQDDTLMPEPEDPEAPPLPDDTLSGLASKLRREGFLGGTPARSVKRAAAAAAGAGVVTAGVHGARAAEGLDVEAAEAELERDPDLEATEAELAEMGIDPGHLAASADAEGAELATDFPEGTEEEESPAWSQADTGLSHEADPEPLAFAAPTMTPALEDDPEEAEALRAQEALMEWGKKQLRDRGIDPEAHLAQEEPSDDLASLDDSEESEETVVRLVEGRLSSGLTAHGVDVGALLARTRQNAADGPSELRISEVRERVRQSLTSEGFTPEKSEELVSSLDWQAFEDETQAAADEDLDDTFHLPDEAPEAAHAPPEDEAWGGEPTDDEGFASAEDLDDRASSFAELGEDGPRLAHLLAASAPLDSEESLQLRREVEAGHKEGRSFAGCDLTGADLSHLNLEGIDLEGAMLESAFLTGSILRRAKLTGAVLARANLEAADLSEAKLNGANFGSACLRDVKAGGGVDFGEAVLVKADLWGADLSGANLSRADLSEANFCDTNLENAVAEEAMFQQVDLTGARLVGARLSGCTFNEVNVTEVDFTGVDLSSATFIAAQGDRAIFRNVMAKDLTSVMGSSFAGADFAGANLAGANLMGTSLAGSDLSDADLRGALLNEADLTEASLDRANLAEAMLTRANLTGASLYAADLRQSIMNHACVQGANFEKANLFSVCADRMVGDDDTSFAGANLKRLRVIPA